The following coding sequences lie in one Xiphias gladius isolate SHS-SW01 ecotype Sanya breed wild chromosome 24, ASM1685928v1, whole genome shotgun sequence genomic window:
- the LOC120786847 gene encoding SH3 domain-binding protein 5-like, with protein sequence MDPLRNGNNCEEDLQCPEEEEEVDPRIQGELEKLNQSTDDINRWESELEDCRQRFRAVLVEATVKLDEQVKRIGRAVDDSKPYWEARKVARQAQVEAQKATQEFQRAVEILRAAKETIALAEERLLEEDSRQFDSAWQEMLNHATQRVMEAEQARTRSEAEHRKTAANYNSCISHMRQLEKKLKRSINKSRPYFELKAKYYLQLEQLKRHVDEHQAKLVVAKAEYRAALRNLESISEEIHAQRRSLAMGTREQGVGAEGNGSNEDIANFKMESDGLSMVSVSIDEEGSHSSSSEEDADTQSTSSPRAMPSSPSSSSTNPSTSASTPLDMPCPDPSSSLYTTRSYISDSPLSSILSSSCPGGLEFVSPCSSHDPDSVCSSGHASPLLGPRSQCSGASSPDCDQERGDRAEGAEATLEAGLSKLTLTVAQKQGDSGDEQDPHYNKPENCSPSSATTVLLLNSV encoded by the exons ATGGACCCTTTACGAAATGGGAATAATTGTGAGGAGGACTTGCAGTGtcctgaggaggaagaggaagtagACCCAAGAATTcag GGGGAACTGGAGAAGCTGAACCAGTCCACGGATGACATTAACCGCTGGGAGAGTGAGCTGGAG GACTGCCGTCAGCGGTTTCGCGCAGTGCTGGTAGAAGCAACGGTGAAGCTGGACGAGCAGGTGAAAAGGATCGGGCGAGCCGTGGATGACTCCAAACCGTACTGGGAAGCCCGCAAAGTAGCAAGACAG GCCCAGGTTGAAGCCCAAAAGGCCACTCAGGAATTTCAGCGGGCGGTGGAGATCCTGCGGGCAGCCAAGGAAACCATCGCTCTGGCCGAGGAGAGGCTGTTAGAGGAGGATAGCCGCCAGTTTGACTCCGCCTGGCAGGAAATGCTCAACCATGCCACACAGAGG GTGATGGAGGCCGAGCAAGCGAGAACGCGCAGTGAAGCTGaacacaggaaaacagcagCCAACTACAACTCCTGTATCAGCCACATGAGGCAGTTAGAGAAGAAACTGAAACGCTCCATTAACAAATCCAG ACCATATTTTGAACTGAAAGCCAAGTATTACCTACAGCTTGAG CAACTGAAACGTCACGTGGACGAGCATCAGGCGAAACTTGTTGTTGCTAAGGCAGAGTACCGCGCAGCTCTACGCAACCTAGAAAGCATCTCCGAGGAGATACATGCTCAGCGACGGTCCCTCGCCATGGGAACCAGGGAGCAGGGTGTTGGTGCAGAGGGAAATGGAAGCAATGAGGACATCGCCAACTTCAAGATGGAGTCAGACGGTCTGTCAA TGGTGTCAGTGTCAATTGACGAAGAGGGCAGTCACAGTAGCAGCTCAGAGGAGGACGCCGACACCCAGTCCACCTCCTCACCCCGAGCCATGCCCTCCTCACCGTCCTCTTCCTCTACCAATCCTTCCACCTCCGCCTCCACCCCTCTCGACATGCCCTGCCCcgacccctcctcctccctctacaCCACTCGCTCATACATCTCCGACTCGCCCTtgtcctccatcctctcctcttcctgtcctgGGGGCCTGGAGTTCGTGAGCCCCTGCAGCTCTCATGACCCAGACTCAGTGTGCAGTTCTGGGCATGCCTCACCTCTCCTGGGCCCCCGCAGCCAGTGCAGCGGAGCTTCCTCTCCAGACTGCGACCAGGAGAGAG GTGACAGAGCAGAGGGAGCGGAGGCCACGCTAGAGGCCGGTCTGAGCAAGCTAACCTTGACTGTTGCACAAAAACAAGGGGACTCTGGGGATGAACAAGACCCCCATTACAATAAGCCTGAAAACTGCTCTCCCAGCTCAGCCACTACCGTTTTGCTACTCAACAGTGTCTAA
- the zgc:110239 gene encoding digestive cysteine proteinase 1 has translation MRCGYIGAILLWAVMATEAKVVPSPPDFGSSYHVKGMITLPYAEIKEPFEAWFDLAAKSSRIDYYRGQVSTYQLGAKQQWGIAYKITPETTEVEQNVMKCFQLNGTKNETVTPQASLPDVQGFQFLRMEYYGGSLCEVWQNVTTVGYKKNTYTLWVTHLEKRADGQEPATPLHYEMMGYNTLLGSHYDKYLVDYKEFSTHVDPKVFSLPEGMSCEGFPGPGVEHHMLANPMKDLIHTSASGHSQRMFTHFKEKFQRRYSDEREHEKREHAFVHNLRYVHSKNRAGLPFSLALNSLSDRTMSELATMRGRKQGKTPNRGLPFPSQIYEGLKAPDSFDWRLYGAVTPVKDQAICGSCWSFATTGAVEGALFLKTGSLQVLSQQMLVDCSWGFGNNGCDGGEEWRAYEWIMKHGGIATTETYGAYMGMNGFCHVNSSQLTARIQSYTNVTSGDAEALKLALYKNGPVAVSIDASHRSFVFYSHGVYYEPACGNTTDDLDHAVLAVGYGTLSGEPYWLIKNSWSTYWGNDGYILMSMKDNNCGVTTDATYVTLA, from the exons ATGCGGTGCGGGTACATCGGGGCTATCCTATTGTGGGCTGTCATGG ctaCAGAGGCGAAAGTAGTCCCTTCCCCTCCAGATTTTGGGAGCAGCTATCATGTCAAAG GGATGATCACTCTGCCCTATGCTGAGATCAAGGAGCCATTTGAGGCCTGGTTTGACCTTGCAGCAAAATCCAGCCGAATAGACTACTACCGTG GCCAAGTGTCAACATACCAGTTGGGGGCAAAGCAGCAGTGGGGCATTGCCTATAAAATCACTCCAGAGACAACAGAGGTGGAGCAGAATGTGATGAAGTGCTTTCAGCTCAACGGAACAAAGAATGAAACGGTCACACCACAGGCATCGCTACCTGATGTGCAGGGCTTCCag TTCCTGAGGATGGAGTACTATGGAGGTTCCCTGTGTGAAGTCTGGCAGAATGTGACTACTGTGGGTTATAAgaagaacacatacacactttggGTGACCCATTTGGAGAAACGTGCAGATGGCCAAGAGCCCGCTACACCCCTCCACTATGAGATGATGGGATACAACACGCTGCTGGGGTCCCACTATGACAAATACCTGGTGGACTACAAGGAGTTCAGCACTCATGTGGACCCCAAAGTCTTCTCCCTGCCTGAAG GGATGAGCTGTGAGGGATTTCCTGGTCCAGGAGTGGAGCACCACATGTTGGCCAATCCAATGAAAGATCTCATCCACACCTCAGCTTCAGGCCACTCGCAGCGCATGTTCACCCATTTCAAGGAGAAGTTTCAGCGTCGCTACAGCGACGAAAGGGAGCATGAGAAGAGGGAGCACGCTTTTGTCCATAACCTCCg GTATGTCCACTCCAAGAACAGGGCAGGGCTGCCTTTCTCTCTGGCTCTAAACTCTCTGTCAGATCGCACCATGTCAGAGCTGGCCACCATGAGgggaaggaaacaaggaaagacTCCAAACAGAGGGCTCCCCTTCCCCTCCCAGATTTATGAAGGGTTGAAAGCACCTGATTCATTTGACTGGAGACtctatg GTGCTGTGACCCCAGTGAAGGACCAGGCCATATGTGGCTCCTGTTGGAGCTTTGCCACCACTGGAGCAGTAGAGGGCGCTCTCTTCCTAAAG ACGGGGTCCCTGCAGGTTCTGTCTCAGCAGATGCTGGTGGACTGTTCCTGGGGGTTCGGCAATAACGGCTGTGACGGAGGGGAGGAGTGGAGGGCGTACGAGTGGATTATGAAACATGGAGGCATCGCCACGACAGAAACTTACGGAGCCTATATGGGAATG AATGGATTTTGCCACGTGAACTCATCCCAGCTCACTGCACGCATCCAGAGCTACACCAACGTCACATCAGGAGATGCAGAGGCCCTTAAACTGGCTCTCTATAAAAACGGGCCTGTGGCTGTTAGTATTGATGCGTCGCATCGGTCATTTGTTTTCTACAGCCATGGGGTCTACTATGAACCTGCCTGTG gtaATACTACTGATGATTTGGACCATGCTGTGCTTGCAGTGGGTTATGGGACCCTGAGCGGGGAGCCATACTGGTTAATAAAGAATTCATGGTCCACTTACTGGGGCAATGATGGCTACATCCTCATGTCTATGAAAGATAACAACTGTGGCGTCACCACTGATGCTACATACGTAACACTGgcatag